A window of Exiguobacterium sp. FSL W8-0210 genomic DNA:
AAATACTGTTTCAGCTGGTTGTTGATGAGCGTAAGCAATTCCTGCGGATACCGTAATGGATACGGCATGATCTTGCATGACGAAGGGTGTTTGCTGAACGGCTGTTACGATTGTTTCAGCTAAGACGACAGGAGGATGCGGTTCAATGTCTGGAACGATGACGATGAATTCTTCACCACCATATCGACCGACCGTAACGGGTGCCGGACAATGCTCGTTCAATAAGATTGAAAAGTGGCACAAGACAGCGTCTCCTATAGCGTGACCATGTGTATCGTTTACATTCTTGAAGTGATCCAAATCAAACAAGATGACTCCCAGGAATCTTTACTCTTTTCGAGCGTCGTGACTTTTTCTAAAATGACATTGCGGTTCGCGAGCCGCGTCAATTGATCGGTCGAAGCAAGATAGGATTGATAAGAATAAAGAACAAAATGCTGCTGAAGAAGTGAAGACAAACGATAAAACAAAAAGGCTCCACCAATCGTTAAAATGAAATATGGAATATAAATCGTTCTCCAGGCATCCGCTGGGGAGTTGCTCATAATCAATCGCGAGAGTACGAGTAGGGAACCGACCGTGACGATAGCAGAAAAGAAATACCCTTGCCGTTTGATGAATCGACGACAAATAAAAGAAAGTACTAGAAATCCAAGTAGTGTGATGACAGAACTAAACAGAGCGTCTAGTGAATCGCCACTATCAATCACGAATCGATAAATCAAGAGCATCAGCCCTGTCACGGCAATACTGATATTACCACCGAACAAAGCGGACAAAGCGAGAGGTAATAACCGTAAATCAATCAACGCTCCATTTAAGTCGATTGCATTATGCATAAGTAGAATGCCAGTCATACCATTGGAAAGTCCGAAATAGAGACGAGTAGACATTTTTGAATCAGGTTGAATTGGCAAACGATCACGAAGTAGGTAAAAGGTGAACGTAGAAACGAGAAAAATAATACAGATATTAATAAAAAAGATATTCACTGTCGCAAGCATCACGAAGCCCTTCCTATATCAAAGTTTCAATCTATCGTCATTGTACGATATCAAGTCGTGCAATGACATAAAAATGGAAAAAACAGCCTAATCGGCTGTTTTAACGAATCGGTGCAAATTTTTGAATCTCTTGAACGGCCTCATTCCATGAAGCGACACGAATGACATTATTCGGTACGGCTTTACGGTTATAAGGTGCGTCGAACAAGATTACAGGAATCGATGTGTCTTCTGCGATCTGCACAGCATTCTCTAATCGATCTTCCATGAATAAATCGAGTGATAAATCACGAACGACTTGTACTTTGTCGTGTGATCCCGTCATGATCAAGGAATCAAGAGGAAGTTCGTGTTGTTTGATCCACTCTTCTGTTACAGGACGAACGAGCTCCGATCGTGCTGTTACGTAATGGAGGTCATATTGCTTCCGCAAATTCCATAAGTGGTGGCGAACATGTTCTTGAGGGATGGATTCACGATAAATGCCGGTCTCGTGACCGGAGTTCACCATGTAGTCCCAAAATTCGATTTGATTCATATCGGTGTACGTATGCAATTCATACTCGGACGCCTGATTGAAGTCAATCGACGTTCCGAGATATTTATTCATGTAAGTGAAGCAAGAGGATGGATGTGTGATTGTTCCATCAATGTCAATTCCAATTTTCATTTACAGTCACCCACGTTCTAAAAATTTTTCTTCACTTAGTATAACATAGTCGAAATCGAGATACGAAAAAAGACTCCTCGCGAGGGAGGAGTCTTCAACTTATGCGTGGTTCGCTTTTTCGGCTTCTTTTTCAGCCTGTTTTTCGAGAACGATCGCATCGATCTCTTTCTTCAATTCTTCGACCATCGTTGCTTCCGGTACTTTGCGGATGATTTCTCCGTGACGGAATAGCAATCCTTCGTTTCGTGCACCAGCGATACCGATATCAGCTTCACGCGCTTCACCAGGACCGTTGACCGCACATCCGAGAACCGCAACTTTGATGTTCGCTTGGATGTTTTCGATATAGTCTTCGATTTCTGCAGCAATCGACATTAAATCGATTTCGATCCGACCACATGTTGGACATGAGATCAATGTCGCCGCGTTGGCTGCGAGACCAAATGATTTCAAGACTTCTTTTGCGACTTTTACTTCTTCGACAGGGTCTGCTGAAAGAGATACACGAACCGTGTTTCCGATTCCGCGTGAGAGGATCGCTCCAAGTCCTGCTGCTGATTTTAATGAACCAGAACGAAGTGGACCCGATTCCGTAATCCCGACGTGAAGTGGATAGTCAAACGATTCAGAAGCAAGTTGATATGCTTCAAGCGCCAACTGAACGTCTGATGCTTTCAATGAAACGATGATGTCATGGAAGTCGAGATCTTCAAGGATCTTGATGTGGTGCAAGGCACTCTCGACCATACCACGTGCTGTTGGATAACCGTATTTTTCGAGAATGTGCTTTTCGAGTGAACCAGCGTTTACCCCAATCCGGATTGGGATGTTTTTCGCTTTTGCTGCTGTCACGACGGCTTCGACTTTTTCGCGGCGACCGATATTACCTGGGTTGATCCGGATTTTATCGACGCCAGCTTCGATCGCCATGAGCGCGAGTTTATAGTTGAAATGGATGTCTACGACAAGCGGAATGTTGATTCGGCTTTTGATTTCTGCAAGTGCGAGCGCATCACGTTCTTCTGGACAAGCGACGCGGACGATTTGGCAACCAGCTTCTTCAAGACGTAGGATTTCAGCGACTGTCGCTTCGACGTCGTGTGTTTTAGTTGTCGTCATACTTTGGATGATGACTTCATTATTTCCACCAATGACAAGGTCCCCTACACGAACGGGACGAGTCTTAGAGCGATGGACCATTTTCGGCATATCGAAAATCTCCTTTTGTGGCATACCGCCATATTGTTTATGTTTACCTTTTCTATCATATCGAACTATTCCCTAAAAATCGAGAAACAAGAACGAAAATCGAACATTTACAATTGTTTAATGAAAGTAAGGCGTCCGTCAATCCGTCGGACGCCTGATTTTGATACTCATCGAGATTTACGTGACGCGCGAGGTTTCGGGGAACGGGCGATCCATAATGGCGCCAACGTGTAAACGAAGTGCCCGAGGATAAGTAAAGCGACTCCTATTTGATGATGCCCCAATTGGTAAAGAAGCATGCCAAGGGGGAAGGTCCATAGATTCGTTGCAACTGTGTAAGGGAACGTCTGACGATATGCCCATGTGCGGGGGAGTAACAGACGAACGAATCCTTTCGTCAGATATGCCATCAAGAGCAAATACAGCAAGACGGCAATAGCGATGAAGATGAAGTGAAGAACGAACCAAATCACGATTGGGATATCTTTTTGTAAAAAGAAGGAATCAATAATCGTCGTCCACAGTGAAATCCAAGCTAATCCACAAAAATACAAAGAAACATCTGCTAGGCGAAGACGTAAAAACAGACGATTTGGAATTAAGGAAGTTTGTAAGTAATTAATCAGTTGACGTAAAAATGACAAGTGAATCACTCTTTCTACTGTTTTAAAACAGATTTTAATTGTTTAATTTTGATTGGTAATAAAGGGTTTTTGTGTAATGGTACAGATTAATAAAACCTTAACAAACGGATGTCGCAAAAACTATTTACAAGTTCACCGGACCTTTACATAATGGTGAAGTTGAGAAAATAAACTTTACAAACACATCAATCCACATCAAATAAAGGAGCTGGCAAGATGAACTATGATTTGCAGGAAATGATTTTCACCTTCATCGGTGGACTTGGGATTTTCCTTTTCGGTATTAAGTATATGGGAGATGGTCTCCAAAAAACAGCGGGAGACCGATTACGTTATATCCTCGATAAGTATACGACGAATCCACTATTAGGTATCTTAGCAGGTATCGTCGTCACGATACTGATTCAGTCGTCCTCCGGTACGACCGTTATCGTCGTTGGACTCGTTAGTGCGGGTCTGATGAATTTACGACAAGCGATCGGTGTCGTCATGGGAGCGAACATCGGTACGACGATCACTGCCTTCATCATTGGCTTCAATGTTAAAGAAGCGGCACTTCCCGCTATCGCTATTGGTGCTTTTTTGATCTTTTTCTTCAATAAAGAACGTGTTCAGTATATCGGACAGATTTTCTTTGGTTTCGGTGCGTTGTTCTACGGTCTCACATTGATGGGGGACGGGATGGCTCCACTTGAATCAAGTGCTTGGTTCCGTGAATTGACTGTCTCGATGTCGGATAATCCATTACTTGGTGTCTTCGTCGGAACGATCTTTACTGTTCTTGTCCAGTCGTCGTCAGCAACGATTGGTATCTTACAGGAGTTGTACGCTGGTGGCATGATCGATATCAAAGCGGCACTACCGGTCTTGTTCGGGGATAACATTGGAACGACGATTACGGCAGTACTTGCAGCACTTGGTGCGTCGATTGCAGCTAAACGGACAGCAGCGGCACACGTCATCTTCAACATTATCGGGACGATTTTGTTCTTGATCGCATTACCAGTGTTCTCTAGCTTCATTGCGTGGATCACAGGTGCGCTTGGTTTAGAACCAAAAATGCAAATCGCCTTTGCACATGGAACGTTCAATGTCGTCAATACGTTGATTCAATGTTGGTTCATCGCGCAAATCGCATGGCTTGTACAAAAAATCGTACCGGGTACGGATACGACGATCGATTCAAAACCGCGTCATCTCGATCAAAACATCTTGAACCAATCTTCGGCACTCGCATTAAATCAAGCAAAGCTCGAAGTATTGCGAATGGGAGAATTCTCGAAAGACGCACTTGCGAAAGCGCACCGTTACACGCAATCGCATGATAAGAAGGATGTATCGGAATCAGAGCAGATTGAATACGCGATCAACCACTTAAATACAGAAGTCACGAGTTATCTTGTCAAAGTAGCCGCACATGATTTATCAGAGCGTGAATCAAATGATCATTCGCTACTGATGCATGCTGTCAATGACTTCGAGCGGATCGGTGATCATGTCGAGAATATTGTTGAATTAATCGACTTCCAGATCGTCAACCGGATTCAGTTCACCACATCTGCGAAGCGAGAGCTTGATGAGATGTATGTCCTGACACAAGAAATCGTCGCTTGTGCGATTCGCGCCGTCGAAGAAGACGATGTCACACGGGCACGAAAAGTTCTTGAACTCGAGGGTAAACTCGATGCACTCGAACGTTCATTCCGTAAGCATCATGTCCTTCGCGTGAATGCTGGCGAATGTACGGGACAAGCAGGGATGATCTTCGTCGATTTACTATCAAACCTTGAACGAATTGGCGATCACGCTGTCAACATCACGGATCTCGTCCTTGAACAGCGGACCGCATTAACGAACTAAACGAAATACGATTCATCTATGACAGCTGATTTCAAAAAATGAAATCAGCTGTTTATTTTTTTGAAATAGCATATTGACAAGTTTCGCCATATCTCGTAATCTAGTAAGAGTAAGAAACATACATCATGGCGGTGTAGCTCAGCTGGCTAGAGCGTACGGTTCATACCCGTGAGGTCGTGGGTTCGACTCCCTCCGCCGCTACTATTACTTAAGGACCCTTAGCTCAGCTGGTTAGAGCTGACGGCTCATAACCGTCCGGTCGCAGGTTCGAGTCCTGCAGGGTCCATTTAGTTGAACGCTTCTCGTTGCAAACGGGAAGCGTTTATTTTTGTTCGCTCGGGGAATAGTAAAGGTATTGTAATAATATTCATACTATAGTAACTAAGGGAGAGCGAAGAGAGATGGAACGTAACCATACGATGATGCAGTTTTTCGAGTGGCATGTAGAGAATGATGGAAAGCACTGGCAACGTTTGAAAGAACGAGCGCCTGAATTGCGTGCTGCTGGCATCACGTCCGTGTGGATTCCACCAGCATCGAAAGGTCAGTCGGATGAAGATACAGGATACGGCATCTATGATGTCTATGACTTAGGCGAGTTCGATCAAAAAGGAACGGTCCGGACGAAATATGGCACAAAGGATGAGCTAGTCGAAGCAATCGAAGTTGCTCATGAGAACGATATCGCTGTTTATGCGGATGTTGTCATGAACCATAAAGCTGCAGCAGACGAACTCGAGACGATTAAAGTAGTGGAAGTCAATCCAGAAGATCGATCGAAAGAAATTTCAGAAGAGTTTGAAATCGATGCGTGGACGAAGTTTACTTTCCCGGGTCGTAATGGAAAGTATTCGGATTTTGTCTGGACGCACGAATTCTTCAATGGAACGGATTTTGACGCACGCGAAGAAAAAACAGGGATATTTAAGATTTCCGGAAAAAATAAGGATTGGAACAACCAAGTAGATGATGAGTTCGGCAATTATGACTATCTCATGTTTGCAAACATCGACTACAATCATCCGACGGTACGGGAAGAAATGATTCGTTGGGGACACTGGTTCAAGGACACGATCGATTGCCAAGGTTTCCGTCTTGATGCGATCAAGCATATCAACTATGAGTTTGTCCGTGAATTCGCGAAATCGATGATGGAAAGCAGCGAAGGCGATTTTTACATGGTCGGCGAGTTTTGGAAGTCAGATCTCGACGATTGCCGTCATTTCCTGGACAGTGTCGACTACACGATCGATTTGTTTGATGTTCCGCTTCATTATAAGTTCCATGAAGCTTCTAAGCAGGGAGAAAAATTTGATTTAACGACATTGTTTGCGGATACGCTCGTCGAGTCGCATCCGACGAATGCCGTCACGTTCGTCGACAATCACGATTCTCAACCGGGGGAATCACTTGAGTCGTGGGTGGATGACTGGTTCAAACAACACGCTTACGCGGCGATTTTACTTCGTAAAGACGGTTACCCATGTGTCTTCTACGGTGACTATTATGGAGTGCAAGGACCACATCCGGTAGAAGGGAAAAAAGAAATGATCGATGCTTTACTCTATGCACGGTATCACAAAGCATATGGTGAACAAGAAGATTATCTCGATGATCCACATTGTGTCGGTTGGGTTCGTCGTGGAGTTGAGGAAATTGAGAACTCTGGCTGTGCGGTCTTATTGTCGAATGCCGATATGTGTGAAAAACGGATGTTCGTCGGTGAAGAACGTGCAGGCCAAGAATGGTTCGACTATACGAACCATCAAGATCACCCTGTCGTGATCGACGATGAAGGATTTGGTGTCTTCCCAGTTCCAGGTGGTGGTGTCTCAGTTTTTGCTCCACGAGAAGTCAAGTAAATCCGAGGGTCTTGACTTGCGTCAACACAGGTTCTTTTGCTAGTCTTAAAGGGTATTGAAGTTTTCGAAAATAGTACAAAGGGGGACATGAACATGTCAAAATTTGAATTACCAGAACTCGGCTACGCTTATGATGCGCTTGAGCCACATATCGATGCTCGTACGATGGAGATTCACCACACGAAACACCACAACACGTATGTCACGAACGTGAATGCGGCGCTTGAGGGTACAGAACATGAAGGAAAGTCACTTGAAGAACTTCTTCAAAACTTGGATGCTCTCCCAGCAAACATTCAAACTGCAGTCCGTAACAACGGTGGCGGTCACTGGAACCACTCATTCTTCTGGAAACTGTTGAAGAAGAATGATGGCGCTGCTCCAACAGGGGAACTCGCGGCAGCAATCGACGAAGCATTCGGATCATTCGATGCATTCAAAGATGCATTCGCGAAAGCAGCAACAACTCGTTTTGGTTCAGGTTGGGCTTGGTTAATCGTTGACGGTGGAAAATTGGCGGTCGTTTCGACACCAAACCAAGATACACCAGTCATGGAAGGCAAAACGCCAATCCTCGGTCTTGATGTTTGGGAACATGCATACTATCTCAACTATCAAAACCGTCGTCCTGATTACATCAATGCGTTCTTCAACGTCGTTGATTGGGATCACGTAGCGAAGCTTTACGCTGACGCGAAGTAATGTGAAAACGAGCGTGTCGTTCAATTGTGAACGATACGCTTTTTTTAATGCGGAAAATGATGGGATAGGTTGTTATGGAAAGTTTCCTTCTATATAATGAAACAAGATGACTTTTGAACGATAGGGGAGTACGCCATGGCTAAACGAATCACCGTACGAGGAAGACGGCGTAATCATCTGCCGCTTCGTCTGAATTTAATGTTCTTCGTCGTTTTTTTATTGTTTGCGATTTTGATTTTCCGTTTAGGAGTCGTGCAAATCGTCAATGGTGAGAAAATTTCGCGGGAAGTTCAAAAAACAGAAATGATCGCATCAAAATATGAAGTGCCACGCGGAAAGATTTATGACCGGGATGGTCGTCTTTTGGTTGATACGATTTCTAAATACTCGATCGTCTACCGTCGAGCACAAACGACGAAAGTCGATGAACGCATTGAGATTGCACAGCGTCTTGCAGCAATCATTGATCTACCTAAAAAAGATTGGAAAGTCACAGAACGTGATATTAAGGATTTCTGGATCGCGACGAACATGAAAGAGTCTGATCGTCGTTATCAAGAAGCCATCAAACAGAAATATCCTTCAGCAGAGGCACAAAGTAAACTATCAATCGCAGAACAGGATCAAATCCGATTAGATGCGATTACGAAAGACGATATCGATTATGACGATCAAACGATGGAAGTCATTGCGATCAAACATAACATGGAAGTCGGATACGCACTTGATCCGCAACTCGTCAAACTCGGTGCTTCTGCAAAAGAGATGGCGATCATCGATGAAAATCTAGAAGATTTAAAAGGTGTATCGGTGGAACCGTTCTACGAGCGTTCTTATCCATATGAAGGAACACTTCGGAACATCTTCGGGAAGTACTCGAAGATTCCAGCAGAACAACAAGCGGAGTTCAAAGCAAAAGGTTACAGCTTGAATGACCGTGTCGGAACATCATTCCTTGAACAACAGTATGAAGATCTTCTGCGCGGGAAACCAGCGTACGATGTGTATGAGACGTTCAATGGAGAGCCGGTCGGTGATCCAAAACGCGAGGAAGGCGAGTCCGGTAAAGATCTCGTTCTGACCGTAGATGCAGAGTACAACAAACAAGTCGACCAAATCATGCAACAAGCCATTAAAATGGGACGTGGCATGGGTAGTCGTTATCTAAAAGAAGGTTACGCCGTCGTCATGAATCCACAGACAGGTGAGATTCTTGCGATGTCTGGTCAAAAGTTGGATCCAGCAACCGGTAAGTTCTCAGATGTCGCAATCAATAATGTATTGACGTCGCTTCAAATCGGTTCGACGATTAAAGGCGCAACGGTTGCGATGGGACTCGAAGAGGGTGTTATTCGCCAAAACGAAGTCATCAATGATGCGCCGATCACGATCGGTGGTACGAAAAAAGCATCATATGTCAACATGGGACCGATTACGGATTTAACGGCGCTTGAGCGTTCGTCAAACGTTTATATGTTCAACATTGCGATGCGGATGGCGAAGTACCCAAGTAACGGTATTGCCGGAGCGAGTGTGGACGCAGCGGCTGCGATCATGCAGAATTACTATAGCCAGTTCGGGCTTGGAGTAACAACGGGTGTGGATTTACCGTACGAAGCAAAAGGTGTTCAAGGAACACCTGACCGTGTCACTTTACTCATGGACCGCGTCATCGGACAGTATGATGCTTTCACGCCGCTTCAAGTCGCACAGTACATTTCAACGCTTGCCAACGGTGGCTATCGTGTTCAGCCTCACTTCTTAAAAGAAGTATTGGCTTCGAACTCGATTGAAAAGGGTACGAAAAAGGTCGATTACAGCTTTAAAACGAATTATCTGAACCGGATTGAAGTCAGTCAAGATAATATCGATCATGTCCGGGAAGGGTTACACCGTGTTGTAAAAGGTGAGCGTGGTACAGCGAAAATCATCGCACAAACTGGAATCGATGCTGCTGCGAAAACAGGTACAGCACAGGTCAGTGTCTACGGTGATGACGGAATCGCCTTACGAGACGGTAGCGGGCAACCGGTTCGTTCATTGAACTCGAACCTTGTCGGTTGGGCACCGTATGATAATCCGGAGATGGCATGGGCCGTGTTCCTTCCATATATGGAACAAGAAACCGTCAACTCAAAAATCGGTCATGATCTTGTCAAAGCGTATTTCAACGTCAAGGATGTACCGTGGCAGACTAAGCCAAATTAACTAGAAACTAAGCGAGAGTGAATAATCACTCTCGTTTTTTTGTTTGTATTGACCTTTTTTTCTAATGGATTTCGAATTGTAAACACCAAAAAACACGCCTTTACAATTCTTTTACGTTGGATTCATTTCGTTTTAATAGTTCATCCGTAGTATAAGTCTTGTAAGGAAAACGGATAAAAAGTCGTAGCATCGTCAGCGACATACTTTCGAGGAGGAAAATTAATCATGTCTTGGATGAAAAAAACAGCATTAATCACAACGGTAGCATCAATCGCGGTAGTCGGAGCGGCATGTGGTAACGATAAAGGCGGTTCTGCTAGTTCATCTGATTTAAAAGGAAAAATCGCAATCGACGGTTCTTCTACAGTCTTCCCGATCATGGAAGCTGTCGGTGAAGAATATTCAATGGA
This region includes:
- the ispG gene encoding flavodoxin-dependent (E)-4-hydroxy-3-methylbut-2-enyl-diphosphate synthase, whose translation is MPKMVHRSKTRPVRVGDLVIGGNNEVIIQSMTTTKTHDVEATVAEILRLEEAGCQIVRVACPEERDALALAEIKSRINIPLVVDIHFNYKLALMAIEAGVDKIRINPGNIGRREKVEAVVTAAKAKNIPIRIGVNAGSLEKHILEKYGYPTARGMVESALHHIKILEDLDFHDIIVSLKASDVQLALEAYQLASESFDYPLHVGITESGPLRSGSLKSAAGLGAILSRGIGNTVRVSLSADPVEEVKVAKEVLKSFGLAANAATLISCPTCGRIEIDLMSIAAEIEDYIENIQANIKVAVLGCAVNGPGEAREADIGIAGARNEGLLFRHGEIIRKVPEATMVEELKKEIDAIVLEKQAEKEAEKANHA
- a CDS encoding GGDEF domain-containing protein, whose product is MFDLDHFKNVNDTHGHAIGDAVLCHFSILLNEHCPAPVTVGRYGGEEFIVIVPDIEPHPPVVLAETIVTAVQQTPFVMQDHAVSITVSAGIAYAHQQPAETVFKQADSALYEAKAQGRNQHRLYQSK
- a CDS encoding superoxide dismutase, with the protein product MSKFELPELGYAYDALEPHIDARTMEIHHTKHHNTYVTNVNAALEGTEHEGKSLEELLQNLDALPANIQTAVRNNGGGHWNHSFFWKLLKKNDGAAPTGELAAAIDEAFGSFDAFKDAFAKAATTRFGSGWAWLIVDGGKLAVVSTPNQDTPVMEGKTPILGLDVWEHAYYLNYQNRRPDYINAFFNVVDWDHVAKLYADAK
- a CDS encoding 5' nucleotidase, NT5C type, whose translation is MKIGIDIDGTITHPSSCFTYMNKYLGTSIDFNQASEYELHTYTDMNQIEFWDYMVNSGHETGIYRESIPQEHVRHHLWNLRKQYDLHYVTARSELVRPVTEEWIKQHELPLDSLIMTGSHDKVQVVRDLSLDLFMEDRLENAVQIAEDTSIPVILFDAPYNRKAVPNNVIRVASWNEAVQEIQKFAPIR
- a CDS encoding Na/Pi cotransporter family protein: MNYDLQEMIFTFIGGLGIFLFGIKYMGDGLQKTAGDRLRYILDKYTTNPLLGILAGIVVTILIQSSSGTTVIVVGLVSAGLMNLRQAIGVVMGANIGTTITAFIIGFNVKEAALPAIAIGAFLIFFFNKERVQYIGQIFFGFGALFYGLTLMGDGMAPLESSAWFRELTVSMSDNPLLGVFVGTIFTVLVQSSSATIGILQELYAGGMIDIKAALPVLFGDNIGTTITAVLAALGASIAAKRTAAAHVIFNIIGTILFLIALPVFSSFIAWITGALGLEPKMQIAFAHGTFNVVNTLIQCWFIAQIAWLVQKIVPGTDTTIDSKPRHLDQNILNQSSALALNQAKLEVLRMGEFSKDALAKAHRYTQSHDKKDVSESEQIEYAINHLNTEVTSYLVKVAAHDLSERESNDHSLLMHAVNDFERIGDHVENIVELIDFQIVNRIQFTTSAKRELDEMYVLTQEIVACAIRAVEEDDVTRARKVLELEGKLDALERSFRKHHVLRVNAGECTGQAGMIFVDLLSNLERIGDHAVNITDLVLEQRTALTN
- a CDS encoding alpha-amylase; translated protein: MERNHTMMQFFEWHVENDGKHWQRLKERAPELRAAGITSVWIPPASKGQSDEDTGYGIYDVYDLGEFDQKGTVRTKYGTKDELVEAIEVAHENDIAVYADVVMNHKAAADELETIKVVEVNPEDRSKEISEEFEIDAWTKFTFPGRNGKYSDFVWTHEFFNGTDFDAREEKTGIFKISGKNKDWNNQVDDEFGNYDYLMFANIDYNHPTVREEMIRWGHWFKDTIDCQGFRLDAIKHINYEFVREFAKSMMESSEGDFYMVGEFWKSDLDDCRHFLDSVDYTIDLFDVPLHYKFHEASKQGEKFDLTTLFADTLVESHPTNAVTFVDNHDSQPGESLESWVDDWFKQHAYAAILLRKDGYPCVFYGDYYGVQGPHPVEGKKEMIDALLYARYHKAYGEQEDYLDDPHCVGWVRRGVEEIENSGCAVLLSNADMCEKRMFVGEERAGQEWFDYTNHQDHPVVIDDEGFGVFPVPGGGVSVFAPREVK
- a CDS encoding LytS/YhcK type 5TM receptor domain-containing protein; translated protein: MLATVNIFFINICIIFLVSTFTFYLLRDRLPIQPDSKMSTRLYFGLSNGMTGILLMHNAIDLNGALIDLRLLPLALSALFGGNISIAVTGLMLLIYRFVIDSGDSLDALFSSVITLLGFLVLSFICRRFIKRQGYFFSAIVTVGSLLVLSRLIMSNSPADAWRTIYIPYFILTIGGAFLFYRLSSLLQQHFVLYSYQSYLASTDQLTRLANRNVILEKVTTLEKSKDSWESSCLIWITSRM
- a CDS encoding peptidoglycan D,D-transpeptidase FtsI family protein — encoded protein: MAKRITVRGRRRNHLPLRLNLMFFVVFLLFAILIFRLGVVQIVNGEKISREVQKTEMIASKYEVPRGKIYDRDGRLLVDTISKYSIVYRRAQTTKVDERIEIAQRLAAIIDLPKKDWKVTERDIKDFWIATNMKESDRRYQEAIKQKYPSAEAQSKLSIAEQDQIRLDAITKDDIDYDDQTMEVIAIKHNMEVGYALDPQLVKLGASAKEMAIIDENLEDLKGVSVEPFYERSYPYEGTLRNIFGKYSKIPAEQQAEFKAKGYSLNDRVGTSFLEQQYEDLLRGKPAYDVYETFNGEPVGDPKREEGESGKDLVLTVDAEYNKQVDQIMQQAIKMGRGMGSRYLKEGYAVVMNPQTGEILAMSGQKLDPATGKFSDVAINNVLTSLQIGSTIKGATVAMGLEEGVIRQNEVINDAPITIGGTKKASYVNMGPITDLTALERSSNVYMFNIAMRMAKYPSNGIAGASVDAAAAIMQNYYSQFGLGVTTGVDLPYEAKGVQGTPDRVTLLMDRVIGQYDAFTPLQVAQYISTLANGGYRVQPHFLKEVLASNSIEKGTKKVDYSFKTNYLNRIEVSQDNIDHVREGLHRVVKGERGTAKIIAQTGIDAAAKTGTAQVSVYGDDGIALRDGSGQPVRSLNSNLVGWAPYDNPEMAWAVFLPYMEQETVNSKIGHDLVKAYFNVKDVPWQTKPN